From the Mus caroli unplaced genomic scaffold, CAROLI_EIJ_v1.1 scaffold_22361_1, whole genome shotgun sequence genome, one window contains:
- the LOC110288399 gene encoding zinc finger protein 431-like has translation MLENYRNLTAIGYSLNDHNIEEHCQNDRRYGRHERSSAGEKPYEYTQWDKAFKYHSHLQKLERNQTQDKNSEVFQHSKVLACQSTLQRNKRTDTREKCYKCNECDKAFLQLKYLRVHEKTHSGMKPYECNQCGKAFLHLSYLRIHERTHTGEKPYKCNECGKAFTQRSHLQSHKIVHTGVRPYMCNQCNKAYPQRSYLRKHERTHTGEKPYTCNQCGKAFLQPLYLQIHERTHTGEKPYKCNQCDKAFAHFTYLQLHERRHTAEKPYECNQCGKAFLQPLYLQIHERTHTGEKPYECNQCDKAFAHFKYLREHERRHTAEKPYECNQCGKAFLYPSNLRTHESTHTGEKPYQCIQCDKAFPQLKCLRLHERRHTGEKPYECNQCGKAFLQPYCLRIHERTHTGEKPYKCNQCGKAFLQPHYLRKHERTHTGEKPYQCNQCDKAFAQGNNLKVHTRMHTGEKPYECKGFGKAFAHYNTLQLHKNDHTEEIL, from the exons ATGCTGGAGAACTACAGGAATCTCACTGCTATAG GCTACAGTTTGAATGACCATAACATTGAAGAACATTGTCAAAATGATAGAAGATATGGAAG GCACGAAAGAAGTTCTGCTGGGGAGAAACCCTATGAATATACACAATGGGATAAAGCCTTCAAATATCACAGTCATCTTCAAAAGCTTGAAAGAAACCAAACTCAAGACAAAAACTCTGAAGTCTTTCAACATAGTAAAGTGCTTGCATGTCAAAGTACtctccaaagaaataaaagaacagataCTAGAGAGAAATgctacaaatgtaatgaatgtgataaagcctttttaCAGCTCAAGTATCTTCGAGTACATGAAAAAACACATTCTGGGatgaaaccctatgaatgtaatcaatgtggtaaagcctttttaCATCTCAGCTATCTTAGAAttcatgaaagaacacatactggagaaaaaccttacaaatgtaatgaatgtggtaaagcctttacacAAAGGAGTCATCTTCAAAGCCATAAAATAGTACATACTGGAGTGAGACCCTACATGTGTAATCAGTGTAATAAAGCCTATCCACAGCGGAGTTATCTCCgaaaacatgaaagaacacatactggagagaaaccctacacatgtaatcaatgtggtaaggCCTTTTTACAACCCCTCTatcttcaaatacatgaaagaacacatactggagagaaaccctacaaatgtaatcagtGTGATAAAGCCTTTGCACATTTCACGTATCTTCAATTACATGAAAGAAGACACactgcagagaaaccctatgaatgtaatcaatgtggtaaagcctttttaCAACCCCTCTatcttcaaatacatgaaagaacacatactggagagaaaccctatgaatgtaatcaatgtgataaagcctttgcaCATTTCAAGTATCTTCGAGAACATGAAAGAAGACACactgcagagaaaccctatgaatgtaatcaatgtggtaaagcctttttaTATCCCAGCAATCTAAGAACACATGAAAgtacacatactggagagaaaccttaccaATGTattcaatgtgataaagcctttccACAACTCAAGTGTCTTAGATTACATGAAAGAagacatactggagagaaaccctatgaatgtaatcaatgtggtaaagcctttttaCAACCCTACTGTCTTCGaatacatgaaagaacacatactggagagaaaccctacaaatgtaatcaatgtggtaaagcctttttaCAACCCCACTATCTTCgaaaacatgaaagaacacatacaggagagaaaccttaccaGTGTAATCAGTGTGATAAAGCCTTTGCACAAGGCAATAATCTCAAAGTACATACAAGGatgcatactggagagaaaccctatgaatgtaagggatttggtaaagcctttgcacattaCAATACGCTCCAATTACATAAAAACGACCATACTGAAGAAATTCTATGA